Proteins encoded in a region of the Streptomyces sp. NBC_00310 genome:
- a CDS encoding PucR family transcriptional regulator, which produces MRENARVTPETASPHPVGDYQDLVDEISGLLGAPATLENRDFELIAFGAYDSEGDLDPSALDPVRTRSILTRRSTTAVREWFEGFGITRATAPVRIPPTPEAGVLRGRVCLPVRHRGVALGYVWLLDDDPGPTGAQLSAAMAVTSRIGALLADEAQAGADLTRELRAVLTAERDWERDMAVAELRAALGPRGDGVHTMVCVAPWPSADPDDAPSFRTVPGATALCTVPWGAAGQGLALLVRLRSADVPAPALTAAARLLERAGAHAAAGVSGARTGLAELGADWREASAAARAALAEPRLGPIAQWRSIGPYRLLTALPPGASQDPSVRALLTPAHRELAHTAEVFLDHAGQAGRTAAELGIHRQTLYYRLSRVEQLTGLRLTDGEDRLLLHMTLKGARL; this is translated from the coding sequence ATGCGGGAGAATGCCCGAGTGACGCCGGAAACCGCATCGCCCCACCCCGTGGGTGACTACCAGGACCTCGTCGACGAGATCTCCGGGCTGCTCGGCGCCCCGGCGACGCTGGAGAACCGCGACTTCGAGCTGATCGCCTTCGGCGCGTACGACAGCGAGGGCGACCTCGATCCGTCGGCCCTGGACCCGGTCCGCACCCGCTCGATCCTGACCCGCCGCTCGACGACGGCGGTACGGGAGTGGTTCGAGGGCTTCGGCATCACCCGGGCGACGGCCCCGGTCCGTATCCCGCCGACTCCGGAGGCGGGGGTGCTCCGGGGCCGCGTCTGCCTCCCCGTACGCCATCGGGGTGTCGCCCTCGGCTACGTCTGGCTCCTGGACGACGACCCCGGCCCCACCGGCGCACAGCTGTCCGCCGCCATGGCGGTCACCTCCCGGATCGGCGCCCTCCTCGCGGACGAGGCGCAGGCCGGCGCGGACCTCACCCGGGAGCTGCGCGCCGTCCTCACCGCCGAGCGCGACTGGGAGCGCGACATGGCCGTGGCGGAGCTGCGCGCGGCCCTCGGCCCGCGCGGCGACGGCGTCCACACGATGGTGTGCGTGGCCCCCTGGCCGTCCGCCGACCCGGACGACGCCCCGTCCTTCCGTACGGTTCCGGGGGCGACCGCACTGTGCACGGTGCCGTGGGGCGCGGCGGGCCAGGGCCTGGCCCTGCTGGTGCGGCTCCGCTCGGCGGACGTACCGGCCCCGGCGCTCACGGCCGCCGCCCGGCTCCTGGAACGCGCGGGCGCGCACGCGGCGGCGGGCGTCTCGGGCGCCCGCACGGGCCTCGCCGAACTGGGCGCCGACTGGCGGGAGGCCTCGGCGGCGGCCCGCGCGGCGCTCGCGGAACCCCGGCTGGGCCCGATCGCCCAGTGGCGCTCCATCGGCCCGTACCGCCTGCTGACCGCGCTGCCTCCAGGAGCCTCCCAGGACCCGTCCGTCCGCGCCCTCCTCACCCCCGCCCACCGCGAACTCGCCCACACCGCCGAGGTCTTCCTCGACCACGCGGGCCAGGCCGGCCGCACCGCCGCCGAGCTGGGCATCCACCGGCAGACCCTCTACTACCGCCTCTCGCGCGTCGAACAGCTCACGGGCCTGCGCCTGACCGACGGCGAGGACCGGCTGCTGCTGCACATGACGCTGAAGGGGGCGCGGCTCTGA
- a CDS encoding proline dehydrogenase family protein, producing MLGPVILAASRSDRIRRLISAAPVTKRVVDRFIPGERVDDIVPVVRDLTGRGLDVTLDVVGEDITRPEQAAAARDAYLELIDRLKELELGERAEMSVKLSLFGQALPGGHDLALANVRAVVEAAAAIGTTVTLDAEDHTTLDSMFAIHDELRRDFPQTGCVIQAYLFRTEADARRLAENGSRVRLVKGAYKEPADVAFQQRTEIDKAYVRVLKILMEGEGYPMIGSHDPRLISITQELAHRAGRKLDEYEFQMLYGIRGDEHLRLAAEGHRMRVYTAYGTDWYGYFMRRLAEKPANLRFFVRSMAGKG from the coding sequence GTGCTGGGTCCCGTGATTCTCGCCGCGTCGCGCAGCGACCGGATACGACGCCTGATCTCGGCGGCGCCCGTGACCAAGCGGGTCGTCGACCGCTTCATCCCCGGTGAACGGGTCGACGACATCGTCCCGGTCGTCCGGGATCTCACCGGCAGGGGCCTCGATGTGACGCTGGACGTCGTCGGTGAGGACATCACCCGCCCCGAGCAGGCCGCCGCCGCCCGCGACGCCTACCTGGAGCTGATCGACCGGCTGAAGGAACTGGAGCTCGGCGAGCGCGCCGAGATGTCCGTGAAGCTGTCCCTGTTCGGGCAGGCGCTTCCCGGCGGCCACGACCTGGCCCTCGCCAACGTCCGCGCGGTCGTCGAGGCCGCCGCCGCGATCGGGACGACGGTCACGCTCGACGCGGAGGACCACACCACCCTCGACTCGATGTTCGCCATCCACGACGAGCTGCGGCGGGACTTCCCGCAGACCGGCTGTGTCATCCAGGCCTACCTCTTCCGCACCGAGGCCGACGCCCGCCGCCTCGCCGAGAACGGCAGCCGCGTGCGGCTGGTCAAGGGCGCGTACAAGGAGCCCGCGGACGTCGCCTTCCAGCAGAGGACCGAGATCGACAAGGCGTACGTCCGCGTCCTGAAGATCCTCATGGAGGGGGAGGGGTACCCGATGATCGGGTCCCACGACCCTCGCCTGATCTCCATCACCCAGGAACTCGCCCACCGGGCCGGGCGCAAGCTCGACGAGTACGAGTTCCAGATGCTGTACGGCATCCGCGGCGACGAGCATCTGCGGCTCGCCGCCGAGGGACACCGGATGCGTGTGTACACCGCGTACGGCACCGACTGGTACGGCTACTTCATGCGCCGTCTGGCGGAGAAGCCGGCGAACCTGCGCTTCTTCGTCCGCTCGATGGCCGGCAAGGGCTGA
- the pruA gene encoding L-glutamate gamma-semialdehyde dehydrogenase, translated as MDAVTQVPNPVNEPVHGYAPGSPERARLEVKLKELAENPIDLPMTIGGERRMGGGDRFDVVQPHNHKARLGTYGNATGQDAQDAIDAALAAAPGWRAMSFDDRAAIILRAAELLAGPWRETLAASTMLGQSKTAQQAEIDCPCELVDFWRFNVKYARDLLAEQPPANSPGVWNRLDHRPLEGFVYAITPFNFSAIAGNLPTAPALMGNVVVWKPSPTQTHAAVLLMRLLEEAGLPKGVINLVTGDGIEVSKVALEHRDLAGIHFTGSTRTFQYLWKTVGANIEKYRSYPRLVGETGGKDFVVAHPSADRAVLKTALTRGAFEYQGQKCSATSRAYIPASIWNSGFKEEFAAEVDYLTMGDVTDLANFVGAVIDERSFAKNKAAIDRAKSDPTCTIVAGGSYDDSVGYFVRPTVVECTDPANEVFTTEYFGPFLAVHVYEDDEYEEMLTQMESVSAYALTGSVISGDRAAAAYTMDKLRYAAGNFYINDKSTGAVVGQQPFGGGRASGTNDKAGAPQNLMRWTLTRAIKETLVPPTDYTYPHMG; from the coding sequence ATGGACGCTGTGACCCAGGTCCCCAACCCCGTCAACGAGCCGGTGCACGGCTATGCCCCCGGCTCGCCCGAGCGCGCCCGGCTGGAGGTCAAGCTGAAGGAGCTGGCCGAGAACCCGATCGACCTGCCCATGACGATCGGCGGCGAGCGGCGGATGGGCGGTGGCGACCGCTTCGACGTGGTGCAGCCGCACAACCACAAGGCCCGCCTCGGCACCTACGGCAACGCCACCGGGCAGGACGCCCAGGACGCCATCGACGCGGCCCTCGCCGCCGCGCCCGGCTGGCGCGCGATGTCCTTCGACGACCGCGCCGCGATCATCCTGCGCGCCGCCGAACTGCTCGCCGGCCCCTGGCGCGAGACGCTGGCCGCCTCCACCATGCTCGGCCAGTCGAAGACCGCCCAGCAGGCCGAGATCGACTGTCCCTGCGAGCTGGTCGACTTCTGGCGCTTCAACGTCAAGTACGCCCGTGACCTGCTCGCCGAGCAGCCCCCGGCCAACTCCCCGGGTGTCTGGAACCGCCTCGACCACCGCCCCCTCGAAGGCTTCGTCTACGCGATCACACCCTTCAACTTCAGCGCGATCGCGGGCAACCTGCCGACCGCGCCCGCCCTGATGGGCAACGTCGTGGTGTGGAAGCCGTCCCCGACGCAGACCCACGCGGCCGTCCTGCTCATGCGGTTGCTGGAGGAGGCGGGTCTGCCCAAGGGCGTCATCAACCTCGTCACGGGCGACGGCATCGAGGTCTCCAAGGTGGCACTCGAACACCGTGACCTCGCCGGCATCCACTTCACCGGCTCGACCAGGACCTTCCAGTACCTGTGGAAGACGGTCGGCGCGAACATCGAGAAGTACCGCTCGTACCCGCGGCTGGTCGGCGAGACCGGCGGCAAGGACTTCGTGGTCGCCCACCCGAGCGCCGACCGCGCGGTCCTCAAGACCGCCCTCACCCGGGGTGCCTTCGAGTACCAGGGCCAGAAGTGCAGCGCGACCTCCCGGGCGTACATCCCGGCGTCGATCTGGAACTCCGGCTTCAAGGAGGAGTTCGCGGCCGAGGTCGACTACCTGACCATGGGGGACGTCACCGACCTCGCCAACTTCGTCGGTGCCGTCATCGACGAACGCTCCTTCGCCAAGAACAAGGCCGCCATCGACCGCGCCAAGTCCGACCCCACCTGTACGATCGTCGCGGGCGGTTCCTACGACGACTCCGTCGGCTACTTCGTCCGCCCGACCGTCGTGGAGTGCACCGACCCGGCCAACGAGGTCTTCACCACGGAGTACTTCGGCCCGTTCCTCGCCGTGCACGTCTACGAGGACGACGAGTACGAGGAGATGCTGACCCAGATGGAGTCGGTGTCCGCCTACGCCCTGACGGGTTCCGTCATCTCGGGCGACCGCGCGGCGGCGGCGTACACGATGGACAAGCTCCGCTACGCGGCCGGCAACTTCTACATCAACGACAAGTCCACCGGCGCCGTCGTCGGCCAGCAGCCCTTCGGCGGCGGCCGGGCGTCGGGCACGAACGACAAGGCCGGGGCCCCGCAGAACCTGATGCGCTGGACCCTCACCCGCGCCATCAAGGAGACCCTGGTCCCGCCGACGGACTACACGTACCCGCACATGGGCTGA
- a CDS encoding alpha/beta fold hydrolase: MTTAHRTTTVRGLDIHYREAGPADAPVLLLLHGFPTSSHMFRDLIPLLADGYRLIAPDHIGFGRSSTPDAGDFPYTFAELAEVTAEFTERLGLKEYALYIQDYGAPIGLRLALAHPERVTAIITQNGNAYEEGLGKEAWAPVLALIAERTPRTEEPVREIYSLDGIKWQYLHGVPEDLRHLVSPDAYEHDAALIARPGQSEIQLDLISDYGSNLALYPAFHDYFRTRQVPLLAVWGAHDEIFVPAGALAYQRDLPKAEIHLLPTGHFALETHAPQIGALIRDFLSRTL; this comes from the coding sequence ATGACCACCGCCCACCGCACCACCACCGTCCGCGGCCTGGACATCCACTACCGCGAGGCCGGCCCCGCCGACGCCCCCGTCCTCCTGCTCCTGCACGGCTTCCCGACCAGCTCGCACATGTTCCGCGATCTCATCCCCCTCCTCGCCGACGGCTACCGCCTCATCGCCCCGGACCACATCGGCTTCGGCCGCTCGTCGACCCCGGACGCAGGCGACTTCCCGTACACCTTCGCCGAACTCGCCGAGGTCACCGCGGAGTTCACCGAGCGGCTCGGCCTGAAGGAGTACGCCCTCTACATCCAGGACTACGGCGCCCCGATCGGCCTGCGGCTCGCCCTCGCGCACCCCGAGCGCGTGACGGCGATCATCACGCAGAACGGCAACGCCTACGAGGAGGGGCTGGGCAAGGAGGCCTGGGCTCCCGTGCTCGCGCTCATCGCCGAGCGGACCCCGCGGACCGAGGAACCGGTCCGCGAGATCTACTCGCTCGACGGCATCAAGTGGCAGTACCTGCACGGGGTTCCGGAGGATCTGCGGCACCTCGTCAGCCCGGACGCGTACGAGCACGACGCGGCCCTCATCGCCCGCCCCGGCCAGTCGGAGATCCAGCTCGACCTGATCTCCGACTACGGCTCCAACCTCGCCCTCTACCCCGCCTTCCACGACTACTTCCGCACCCGCCAGGTCCCCCTGCTGGCCGTCTGGGGCGCCCACGACGAGATCTTCGTCCCGGCCGGCGCCCTCGCCTACCAGCGTGACCTGCCGAAGGCCGAGATCCACCTCCTGCCCACTGGCCACTTCGCCCTGGAGACACACGCACCCCAGATCGGCGCGCTGATACGGGACTTCCTCAGCCGGACCCTCTGA
- a CDS encoding ABC transporter permease subunit → MKRAVGKWVGPAGLTRFVCLVAVLAAVGLLPWLSGRDPALTVLRARSAEQEATPEALAAIREDLGLGAGPLSLLGDWASGLLRGDLGTSWVSGTDVLPSVVSGLQVSLGLMGAAFAVAVLLAGALVAPVLVRGRGSAGAFAAMLAAVPEFLLATVALLVCGVWLGLLPTAGWAGPEYLVLPAIALGVPAGGLLGRLVADALPSVLDERWVELWRGAGVSRARVSAAALRRVLPPLVPQFGMAAVGLTGGAVAVETVFAVPGIGRTALGAAKSQDLPLLQGSVLALLALGLVAGAVAALGRRRLLGPALRDAGLTLPPARPVRTHPAIPLALAAVLLATIGWGLLRDPYAVDTTARLLPPSWAHPLGTDGLGRDVLARLGHGAASTVGTAAAVCLLSLVVSLALGFLPGVAEGAADIANALPPVIVGILVAAAAGPGTGGAALAVALISWPALSAHAAALVQEVRASTFLTAQRALGASPSWILTRHVLPSVAAPVTRHAVLRLPGIALALASLGFLGLGAQPPTPEWGLLLDESRAYVERAPWAALAPAVALAVLAGLAVSGAAYAETRTGRRTRKPGRARTRKGEASVEVAAGV, encoded by the coding sequence GTGAAGCGTGCCGTAGGGAAGTGGGTCGGTCCGGCCGGGCTCACCCGCTTCGTCTGTCTCGTCGCCGTGCTGGCCGCCGTCGGTCTGCTGCCGTGGCTGTCCGGCCGCGACCCCGCGCTGACCGTGCTGCGGGCCCGGTCGGCCGAGCAGGAGGCGACACCCGAGGCGCTGGCCGCGATCCGTGAGGACCTCGGTCTGGGCGCGGGTCCCCTCTCCCTGCTGGGGGACTGGGCCTCCGGACTGCTGCGTGGCGATCTCGGCACGTCGTGGGTGTCGGGCACGGACGTGCTGCCCTCGGTGGTCTCCGGCCTCCAGGTCTCCCTCGGCCTGATGGGCGCCGCCTTCGCCGTCGCGGTCCTGCTGGCCGGCGCGCTGGTCGCCCCGGTCCTCGTACGGGGCCGGGGGTCGGCCGGCGCGTTCGCCGCGATGCTCGCCGCCGTGCCCGAGTTCCTGCTGGCCACGGTGGCGTTGCTGGTGTGCGGGGTGTGGCTGGGCCTGCTGCCGACGGCGGGCTGGGCGGGCCCCGAGTACCTGGTGCTGCCCGCGATCGCCCTCGGCGTCCCGGCCGGCGGTCTGCTGGGCCGCCTGGTCGCGGACGCGCTGCCATCCGTGCTCGACGAACGCTGGGTGGAGCTGTGGCGCGGCGCGGGCGTGAGCAGGGCCCGAGTCTCGGCGGCCGCACTGCGCCGCGTACTGCCGCCCCTGGTACCGCAGTTCGGCATGGCGGCCGTCGGTCTGACGGGCGGCGCGGTCGCCGTGGAGACCGTGTTCGCGGTGCCCGGCATCGGCCGTACGGCCCTGGGCGCGGCCAAGTCCCAGGACCTCCCCCTCCTCCAGGGCTCGGTCCTCGCCCTCCTCGCCCTGGGCCTGGTCGCGGGCGCCGTGGCCGCCCTCGGCCGCCGCCGGCTCCTGGGCCCGGCCCTGCGCGACGCGGGCCTCACGCTGCCGCCGGCCCGCCCGGTCCGCACCCACCCCGCGATCCCGCTGGCCCTGGCGGCCGTCCTCCTGGCCACCATCGGCTGGGGCCTGCTGCGCGACCCGTACGCCGTGGACACCACCGCCCGCCTCCTCCCGCCGTCCTGGGCGCACCCGCTCGGCACGGACGGGCTCGGCCGTGACGTGCTGGCCCGGCTCGGACACGGCGCGGCCTCCACGGTCGGCACCGCGGCGGCGGTCTGCCTGCTGAGCCTCGTGGTCTCCCTGGCGCTGGGCTTCCTGCCCGGCGTGGCCGAGGGCGCGGCCGACATCGCCAACGCGCTGCCCCCGGTGATCGTCGGCATCCTCGTCGCCGCGGCGGCCGGCCCCGGCACGGGCGGCGCGGCCCTCGCCGTGGCCCTGATCTCCTGGCCGGCCCTGTCCGCCCACGCGGCGGCACTGGTCCAGGAGGTCCGCGCGTCCACGTTCCTGACCGCCCAACGGGCCCTCGGGGCGAGCCCGTCGTGGATCCTCACCCGGCACGTCCTGCCGTCCGTCGCCGCCCCGGTCACCCGCCACGCGGTCCTCCGCCTCCCGGGTATCGCCCTGGCGCTCGCCTCCCTCGGCTTCCTGGGGCTCGGCGCCCAACCGCCCACCCCCGAATGGGGACTGCTCCTCGACGAGTCCCGCGCGTACGTGGAACGCGCCCCGTGGGCGGCCCTGGCCCCGGCGGTCGCCCTGGCCGTGCTGGCCGGACTGGCGGTGTCGGGCGCGGCGTACGCGGAGACGCGCACGGGCCGCCGTACGAGGAAACCGGGCCGGGCACGCACGCGGAAAGGAGAGGCGTCCGTTGAAGTCGCTGCCGGAGTCTGA
- a CDS encoding ABC transporter substrate-binding protein, protein MRLPARFVPLTAVTTAASALLTGCFSSTGAAEGAASGEGKRVRIAMMLPPRSGLSPLSDDAFKLSRWSTAETLVKLNAVGDAQPALATGWKQSGRKWTFTIRDGVTFHDGTKLTGEAVVNSLTEAATASPKPRILDGVDLTAKADGATVTVTTGTEDPLVPQRLSSPQLSILAAQAYEGKTVNPVGAGTGPFELTKVNGTASAALDRYDGYWGGRAKAPGIDVTFVPDGTARAASLRSGEADIVEAVPVSQAAVLDQDLITEVPMPRTNTLYLNTGKGVFKDASLRAAAREAVDAEAIVEGVYEGRADVAEGLLGPALPWAAELRSTVKRAKAGDPSGQSITIGTFTDRAELPEVAATLQQQLQKAGFKVKLDVREYANIETDALAGEFDAFILSRATVLDSGDPAAYLYSDFASEGSFNLSQLADQTVDTALGKASDTAAGDARRRAVIDAEAAVLTTDAAVPMLHERVIQGDAAGVVDAAHDPRERELVTADTYVR, encoded by the coding sequence GTGCGCCTCCCGGCCCGTTTCGTCCCCCTCACCGCGGTGACCACCGCGGCCTCCGCCCTGCTCACGGGCTGTTTCTCGTCGACGGGCGCCGCCGAGGGCGCTGCTTCAGGTGAGGGCAAGCGCGTACGGATCGCGATGATGCTGCCGCCCCGCTCGGGCCTGTCGCCGCTGTCCGACGACGCGTTCAAGCTGTCGCGCTGGTCGACCGCCGAGACCCTGGTGAAGCTGAACGCGGTGGGCGACGCACAACCCGCGCTGGCCACCGGGTGGAAGCAGTCGGGCAGGAAGTGGACCTTCACGATCCGCGACGGCGTGACCTTTCACGACGGGACGAAACTGACCGGCGAGGCCGTCGTCAACTCCCTCACCGAGGCCGCCACCGCCTCCCCCAAGCCCCGCATCCTCGACGGCGTGGACCTGACCGCGAAGGCCGACGGCGCCACCGTCACCGTCACCACGGGCACCGAGGACCCGCTCGTCCCCCAGCGCCTCAGCTCACCGCAGCTGTCGATCCTCGCGGCGCAGGCGTATGAAGGGAAGACGGTGAACCCGGTCGGCGCCGGCACCGGCCCCTTCGAGCTGACCAAGGTCAACGGCACCGCCTCCGCCGCCCTCGACCGCTACGACGGCTACTGGGGCGGCAGGGCCAAGGCCCCCGGCATCGATGTCACGTTCGTGCCGGACGGCACCGCCCGCGCGGCCTCCCTGCGCAGCGGCGAGGCCGACATCGTCGAGGCGGTCCCGGTGTCGCAGGCCGCCGTGCTCGACCAGGACCTGATCACCGAGGTCCCGATGCCCCGCACCAACACCCTTTACCTGAACACCGGGAAGGGCGTCTTCAAGGACGCCTCGCTGCGCGCCGCCGCCCGCGAGGCCGTCGACGCCGAGGCGATCGTCGAGGGGGTGTACGAAGGACGGGCCGACGTCGCCGAGGGGCTCCTCGGGCCCGCGCTCCCCTGGGCCGCCGAACTGCGGTCGACGGTGAAGCGCGCGAAGGCCGGTGACCCCTCCGGCCAGTCGATCACCATCGGCACCTTCACCGACCGCGCCGAACTGCCCGAGGTCGCGGCCACGCTCCAACAGCAGCTGCAGAAGGCCGGGTTCAAGGTGAAGCTCGACGTGCGCGAGTACGCCAACATCGAGACCGACGCCCTGGCGGGCGAGTTCGACGCGTTCATCCTGTCCCGGGCGACCGTCCTCGACTCCGGCGACCCGGCCGCGTACCTCTACAGCGACTTCGCCTCCGAGGGCTCCTTCAACCTCTCCCAGCTGGCCGACCAGACCGTCGACACGGCCCTCGGGAAGGCTTCCGACACGGCAGCCGGTGACGCCCGCCGCCGGGCCGTCATCGACGCCGAGGCCGCCGTCCTCACCACCGACGCGGCCGTGCCGATGCTCCACGAGCGGGTGATCCAGGGCGACGCGGCCGGGGTCGTGGACGCGGCGCACGACCCGCGCGAGCGGGAGCTGGTCACTGCGGACACGTACGTCAGGTGA
- a CDS encoding alpha/beta fold hydrolase: MLQWSVDFEDRERALELEHAGRMADPWFEINFECDKVLGTETKESWGDPELYAACQGLDVPVLIVDGERDVRPRWAVDSLERALPRVRRVVLPGAGHLPWVEDPEGFGEAVGAALRGSVRGSG, from the coding sequence GTGTTGCAGTGGTCGGTCGACTTCGAGGACCGGGAGCGGGCGCTGGAGCTGGAGCATGCCGGGCGGATGGCGGACCCCTGGTTCGAGATCAACTTCGAGTGCGACAAGGTGCTGGGCACGGAGACGAAGGAGAGCTGGGGGGACCCCGAGCTGTACGCCGCCTGCCAGGGCCTGGACGTGCCGGTGCTGATCGTCGACGGTGAGCGGGACGTCCGGCCGCGCTGGGCGGTCGACTCGCTGGAGCGGGCGCTGCCTCGGGTACGGCGGGTGGTGCTCCCCGGCGCCGGGCATCTGCCGTGGGTGGAGGATCCGGAGGGGTTCGGGGAGGCGGTGGGGGCGGCGCTCAGAGGGTCCGTCAGAGGGTCCGGCTGA
- a CDS encoding alpha/beta fold hydrolase, which translates to MAQTRLDDRATVVRWDQRGCGRPERGAGPWTTERFVADLDAVRQHFALDRPVLLGHSWGAQLALSYAPAHPERVGGLV; encoded by the coding sequence GTGGCGCAAACTCGGCTGGACGACCGGGCGACCGTCGTCCGCTGGGACCAGCGCGGGTGCGGGCGTCCGGAGCGGGGCGCGGGGCCGTGGACGACCGAGCGGTTCGTGGCGGATCTGGACGCCGTACGACAGCACTTCGCGCTCGATCGGCCCGTGCTGCTCGGCCACTCCTGGGGCGCCCAGTTGGCGCTGAGCTATGCGCCGGCCCACCCGGAGCGGGTCGGGGGGCTCGTGTAA
- a CDS encoding NADP-dependent oxidoreductase codes for MTDTAITVHQTARPKGFPTLDDFAFVESGLPTPTPGTALVENLYWSVDPYHREMMDGDFELNAPLEGRTLGRIVASRDPGLPEGEIVFHRQGWRTHALVTPQEVRRLPRYEGVPLSAYLSVLGGTGLTAYVGLTRIARLREGDDVFVSAAAGGVGTATGRFARLLGAGRLVGSAGSPEKVRHLTEQVGYDAAFDYHAGPVSDLLSKSAPTGIDVFIDNVGGDHLGAAIGALRDHGRVVRIGTVSQYNTPDEPPVLFNHADVVEKSLRVEGFLVSNYRDLQDELYDFAVPHLLSGALVPNETVVEGFERIVEAFLLMLGGGNVGKILVRARA; via the coding sequence ATGACCGACACAGCGATCACCGTGCACCAGACCGCCCGCCCGAAGGGCTTCCCCACCCTCGACGACTTCGCCTTCGTGGAGTCCGGGCTGCCCACCCCCACCCCCGGCACGGCACTCGTCGAGAACCTCTACTGGTCGGTCGACCCCTACCACCGCGAAATGATGGACGGCGACTTCGAGTTGAACGCGCCGCTGGAGGGCCGCACGCTGGGCCGGATCGTGGCCTCGCGGGACCCGGGGCTGCCCGAGGGCGAGATCGTCTTCCACCGGCAGGGCTGGCGGACCCACGCCCTGGTGACCCCGCAGGAAGTCCGACGCCTGCCGCGGTACGAAGGCGTCCCGCTGTCCGCGTACTTGAGCGTGCTGGGCGGCACGGGCCTGACGGCGTACGTCGGTCTCACCCGGATCGCGCGGCTCCGGGAGGGCGACGACGTGTTCGTCTCCGCGGCGGCGGGCGGGGTCGGCACGGCGACGGGCCGCTTCGCGCGGCTGCTGGGCGCGGGGCGGCTGGTGGGCAGCGCGGGCTCACCGGAGAAGGTCCGCCACCTCACCGAACAGGTCGGCTACGACGCGGCGTTCGACTACCACGCGGGCCCGGTCTCGGACCTCCTGTCGAAATCCGCCCCCACCGGCATCGACGTCTTCATCGACAACGTCGGCGGCGACCACCTCGGCGCGGCGATCGGCGCCCTGCGCGACCACGGCCGCGTGGTGCGCATCGGCACGGTGAGCCAGTACAACACCCCGGACGAGCCCCCGGTCCTCTTCAACCACGCCGACGTGGTCGAGAAGAGCCTCCGCGTCGAGGGCTTCCTGGTCAGCAACTACCGCGACCTCCAGGACGAGCTGTACGACTTCGCCGTACCGCACCTGCTCAGCGGCGCGCTGGTGCCGAACGAGACGGTGGTGGAGGGCTTCGAGCGGATCGTGGAGGCGTTCTTGTTGATGCTGGGGGGTGGGAATGTGGGGAAGATCTTGGTGCGGGCGAGGGCATGA